The window TTCACACACAACCacaaagaaaaccctaatttttctgctCGTCTCGCTTTCTGTCTAactgtgtttttcttttctctgcgACAACCGTAAAGGAGAGAAACCCTAAGTTTCTGCAACGATGTGGAATCAGCCCTACCGGAAAGACGACGTAGAGTCCGGATCCCGGCAACTGTATCCTATGATGTTGGAGAGTCCAGAACTCCGATGGGCCTTCATTCGTAAGGTCTATTCCATCCTCACCCTTCAGTTGCTTCTCACCGTTGTCGTGGCGGCCGTCGTCGTTACTTTCCATCCAATCTCACAATTCTTTGTCAGCACGACTGCCGGATTGGCGCTTTACATTGTTCTTATTATTATGCCTTTCATAAGTATGACTTCTCTTCCGAATTCTGTAAATTGGAAATCTTGttaggttttatttatttttattctgaATTTAATCtaattattctttcttttatgctaTGTTGAATTGTTGCAGTCTTGTGCCCTCTTTATTATTACCACCAGCGACATCCGGTGAACATGTTACTTCTTGGATTGTTTACCACAACGCTTGCGTTCTCCGTTGGATTGACTTGTGCATTCACAAGCGGTAAGTAATATAAACCCTATATTTTTTAATCTGTGTAATTAGCTTGACTATCTAGAATCCTCGATGTAGTTTAAGTTTGTGAGGGACATGAACCTCCAatttatgttttcttgtttgtaagggaagaagaagaagaagaaagaacggTTATATGTATTAGGTGTTGGCAGCTTTCTTGTTATttaatggagaaaccccaaGACCGGAGAGTTTAATATTAGAGCCTTATCTGGGTTTTGTGTTTTCAAACCTGGTTTGGTTTCTCTTGGTATTGAATTTCATTTTGACACTAGCGAATTAGGAAATTGAGTAAGAGAAGTAATGTGAAATGTATTGATTGGGCGCACGTTCTCTGTGGGCGCCCAGACACATCGGCCGGGACAGGGGTGGGGTTTGTGTCATTCATGCGGGGGTGGGCTGGTCATTTTGtccatccccatgtgtctgggcccACCCTGCGCCCTcagtgcagagaactttatcccataTTGATTTTAGGACTTGAGTTATGCTTAAACATGGTGAAGAGACAATCTCTTCAACCACAGGATCTGACCCCCTGATTGGACTGGAGAAGGATATTCCAGACGTTAATCAACAGGGACGGGTGTTAATGATGACAATTGCTCTTCCAGAATCCAATGATAGCATCAAATCACCTGTGGATGAAGAGAAACTAAATCCTTGATTTAAACAAGAGCTAGCTAGTTCCTTCTAGTGTTGCAGCGACAAGAAATGGAGAACTAATGATTTGGCTTTGCCGCTTACTCGTCTATAATCTTAACATCATCTGGTTCACTAGAAAAATCTGTCTTATTGATGAaattattataatattaatttCTGTTAATAAATCAGTTAGCGAAGCTGGAATCTCAAAACCGGTGGCTCGTTATTGCAGATTTTATGTGTCTTTACATTTTTCAGATTTGGGTTTGGACATGACCAGACACTCATTTTAACATTCCTGTACTTTTCTTGCTTGAAGGATGCCCTTTTTTCTGGTTCTTTCTATGTCTTGCTTAGTATAATGAGTTGATATTACTGCAGTTTCAGTGTTCTCCTTCAACTTCCTCTGTACTATTGTTTATTTTACTCCTAAGTTGATTCACATGACTTCCATTTAGGTTCCCTTGCCATTGACTTGCTTATTGACCTATGTAATATAAGGAAGAATAATTAAAGGCTCAGTATGGTTGCTATGGAAATTAATTTTgaggaagtgaaatcaaataaaTACTAAATGAAAACTTTTCTGAGCATTAATTAACATGATTGGGTAACTAACTCCAAAATGTTCtaaatttggttattaaattttaatttgCAACCAAATCCCATTGATTTGGAAAGGTAAACCAAAGATTACATCTAAAACACAATAACAGTGATTATTATAAaagttcctttttcttttgtaaatcCATTTAccattctttcccttcctttgaCTTGTAACCTGACACAGCCTACCGAAAGTTAAGGAAGCATTTCCCCTTAGTGGCCTGCACAAAGGGTTGATTCGTCAATTCTATAGTTAGGCATTAGATTGCTCCAATATCAAATTTGGTGTCTTGCCATGTCAATACAGCCGCCATGTGTACAATTTTTCCCATGTTTTTCTACACAtgatgaattttattttgtttcattttttttattttatatatatatatatatatatatttatatatggaCAATATGCTTTTAGGTTTACATGGGCACTGTGGTGAAAAGGTTGAGTGCCAACCAAATTGCCTATAGCAATCCAGAACCTAATGTCCTTAGAAAAAGGTTTtttaagttcattttttttttgggagggggggggggagggttgcGGATATATAAGTATCGATACCTTGGTGTTAAACAGACAATAAATGACCTATCGTAATTAGAgggtttgaagaaaaaaaaaaattccatgttGCTATTTGTGAGATTTACTACTGTTGAATTCTAGTAGAGTAGTTCTATTTGTAATATAAATGGTAGTGGAGTCGACGAGTGCATGATATAATAGCCTTGCATCTGAAATAGATCAATTATAACTACTAATTTTGTCTCTAATACATGACATTTAAGTCAAATGTGCATTATGAATGCATGCCTGAGttgtatgcattcttggaatagattgtGAGTCTAGAACACATTCCGAAAGccaaatttttttctattttctcactTCAAAATACGTTCCagacccagaatctattctaagaatgcataccaaacacagccttagaaTTTCGGATTCTCACTCCTACTCTATACATGTTTAAACATATTTAAGTGGATTGTCCCTCGCGGGCTGCTATGTCAACCATAATTACTGTTAGCATGTGGATTGGTTTCCTACTTAAGATAGCCTTCCTGTA is drawn from Telopea speciosissima isolate NSW1024214 ecotype Mountain lineage chromosome 1, Tspe_v1, whole genome shotgun sequence and contains these coding sequences:
- the LOC122664599 gene encoding protein LIFEGUARD 2-like, with translation MWNQPYRKDDVESGSRQLYPMMLESPELRWAFIRKVYSILTLQLLLTVVVAAVVVTFHPISQFFVSTTAGLALYIVLIIMPFIILCPLYYYHQRHPVNMLLLGLFTTTLAFSVGLTCAFTSGKVILESVILTSVVVVSLTLYTFWAARRGHDFSFLGPFLFGAILVLMVFALIQILFPLGKLSVMIYGALASIIFCGYIVYDTDNLIKRYSYDEYIWAAVSLYLDVINLFLSLLTLFRAVDS